From one Lolium rigidum isolate FL_2022 chromosome 4, APGP_CSIRO_Lrig_0.1, whole genome shotgun sequence genomic stretch:
- the LOC124649284 gene encoding translocon-associated protein subunit beta-like, protein MARRSLLLAAAVLLSLVAAALGDAPFVVAHKSVKLSRPGPGVERLAVTLDLYNQGSATAYDVSLNDDSWPQEAFDLVSGSTSKIVEKLEPGSTASHHFVLETKVQGRFQGSPAVIKYRVPTKAALQEAYSTPVLPFDILAERPPQQKFELAKRAVGKYGPLASVVSFVGAFIYLVASPSKSGAAKGSKKRR, encoded by the exons ATGGCGCGACgatccctcctcctcgccgccgccgtgctcctttccctcgtcgccgccgcgctGGGGGACGCGCCGTTCGTGGTGGCGCACAAGAGCGTCAAGCTGTCCCGCCCCGGGCCCGGCGTCGAGCGCCTCGCCGTCACCCTCGACCTCTACAACCAGGGATCCGC GACTGCCTACGACGTTAGCCTGAACGATGACTCTTGGCCACAGGAAGCATTTGATCTCGTCTCTGGAAGCACATCGAAGATAGTGGAAAAGCTTGAGCC CGGTTCTACTGCATCCCACCACTTTGTCTTGGAGACCAAGGTGCAGGGCAGGTTTCAGGGTTCTCCTGCGGTTATCAAGTACCGTGTTCCCACAAAGGCTGCACTTCAG GAGGCCTACTCGACGCCCGTCCTTCCATTTGATATCCTCGCCGAGAGACCTCCACAGCAGAAGTTTGAATTG GCTAAG AGAGCTGTCGGGAAATATGGGCCGCTGGCATCTGTTGTTTCCTTTGTTGGCGCGTTCATCTACCTGGTTGCCAGCCCGTCGAAATCTGGTGCCGCAAAAGGAAGCAAGAAGAGACGCTGA